A DNA window from Salvelinus fontinalis isolate EN_2023a chromosome 28, ASM2944872v1, whole genome shotgun sequence contains the following coding sequences:
- the LOC129826410 gene encoding ubiquitin carboxyl-terminal hydrolase 30-like isoform X2: MKNWGVIGGIAAAMAAGVYVLWGPITDSKKRKKGMVPGLLNLGNTCFMNSLLQGLAACPSFVKWLEEFTIRKGVSEGEPEKDTKLSTTLLQLLQALSNDNTGAEDVLDAGRLLEVLRLYRWHISSFEEQDAHELFHVLTSSLEEERDRQPKVTHLFDIQSLESLPDIDDKTLSCKSRGPLHPLQSPWKFPHPFHGRLTSNMACKHCEQQSPVRYDSFDSLSLSIPSPQWGWPISLDHCLQHFISSETIKEVECENCTKLQQGALVNGHVLESQRTTFIKQLKLGKLPQCLCIHLQRLTWSNEGTPIKRQEHVQISEYLSMDRYKHRTTIQRLQRINCTPKTIKAEDSGVAADKTPPNGKDIEHHNNKPLSNGTCSSVFLHSPGLNPQVNLTYDYSSSEYYFQLMAVLVHHGDMNSGHFVTYRRCPPSPRSPSPFSSQWLWVSDDSVRKASLQEVLSSNAYLLFYERVRRLRLLLE, encoded by the exons ATGAAAAATTGGGGAGTCATTGGTGGAATAGCGGCTGCCATGGCTGCTGGAGTATATGTTCTATGGGGTCCAATTACAGACAGCAAGAAAAGGAAGAAAG GCATGGTACCAGGCCTGCTGAACCTGGGAAACACCTGCTTCATGAACTCTCTGCTCCAGGGCCTGGCAGCCTGCCCTTCCTTCGTCAAGTGGCTGGAGGAGTTCACTATCCGCAAAGGTGTGTCAGAGGGCGAGCCAGAGAAGGACACCAAACTTTCCACAACTCTCCTGCAGCTTCTCCAAG CACTGTCAAATGACAACACTGGGGCGGAGGATGTGCTGGATGCAGGGCGTCTGCTGGAGGTCCTCAGACTCTACAGGTGGCACATCAGTTCCTTTGAGGAACAG gatgcacatgagctcttCCATGTCCTCACCTCTTCCCTGGAGGAGGAGCGAGACCGACAGCCCAAAGTCACCCACCTCTTTGACATTCAGTCCCTTGAG AGTCTCCCAGATATAGATGATAAGACCTTAAGCTGCAAGAGTCGAG GCCCTCTTCATCCTTTACAAAGTCCTTGGAAGTTTCCACATCCTTTCCATGGCCGCCTAACAAGCAATATGGCTTGCAAGCATTGCGAACAACAG AGCCCAGTGCGATATGACTCTTTCGACAGCCTCTCCTTATCCATCCCTTCGCCGCAATGG GGCTGGCCTATCTCTCTGGATCACTGTCTCCAGCATTTCATCTCTTCCGAGACCATTAAAGAGGTGGAGTGTGAAAACTGCACCAAG CTTCAACAAGGCGCCTTAGTGAATGGGCATGTCCTGGAAAGCCAGAGGACAACCTTCATCAAACAGCTTAAACTGGGAAAG CTCCCACAGTGTCTCTGTATTCACCTGCAGAGACTGACATGGTCTAATGAGGGTACGCCCATAAAGAGACAGGAACATGTCCAGATCTCAGAGTACCTGTCTATGGACCGCTACAAACACCGCACAACCATTCAGAGGCTCCAGCGCATCAACTGTACTCCCAAAACCATTAAAGCAGAGGATTCAGGAGTTGCTGCAGATAAGACTCCTCCCAATGGCAAAG ATATAGAACACCATAACAACAAGCCTCTGTCCAATGGAACCTGTTCgtctgtctttctccattctcCTGGGTTGAACCCACAGGTCAACCTCACATATGACTACAG CTCCTCAGAATACTACTTTCAACTGATGGCTGTGTTGGTTCACCATGGTGACATGAACTCAGGACACTTTGTCACTTACCGCCGCTGCCCTCCCTCGCCCCGCAGCCCCTCTCCATTCAGCTCCCAGTGGCTGTGGGTTTCAGATGACTCTGTACGCAAGGCCAGTCTACAGGAGGTGCTGTCCTCCAACGCCTACCTACTCTTCTATGAGCGGGTGAGACGGCTCCGTCTACTGTTGGAGTAG
- the alkbh2 gene encoding DNA oxidative demethylase ALKBH2 encodes MDTFVSQTRKRYIDGTTDEQREPVWKKCKEEECNQGIVKEDVKEDAYLTEFSKSWQKIEAEGLDCDYALLFPKEEADCLYTQLEEEVVYLTGDKTKIQVFGKVYNVPRKQATCGDAGLTYTYSGVSLQASPWTPTLEYIRDAVTKATGQTFNFVLINRYKDGHDHMGEHRDDERELDPLCSIASVSLGAVRDFVFRHRESRGKQCRRQINPVKLELAHGSLLLMNSPTNTHWCHSLPARKRVLTPRINLTFRRILQDGKK; translated from the exons ATGGATACATTTGTGAGTCAAACCAGGAAGCGCTATATTGATGGGACAACAGATGAACAGAGAGAACCTGTGTGGAAAAAATGTAAAGAAGAAGAATGCAATCAGGGGATTGTAAAGGAGGATGTGAAGGAGGATGCCTATTTGACTGAGTTCTCTAAGTCTTGGCAGAAGATTGAAGCAGAGGGACTGGACTGTGACTATGCTCTACTCTTTCCTAAAGAGGAAGCAGACTGCCTCTACACACAGCTGGAGGAGGAGGTAGTCTACCTCACAG GAGATAAAACAAAGATTCAGGTGTTTGGGAAGGTCTACAATGTCCCCAGAAAACAGGCGACTTGTGGGGACGCAGGACTAACATACACCTATTCTGGAGTGAGTCTTCAGGCTAGCCCGTGGACTCCAACCTTGGAGTACATTCGTGATGCTGTTACAAAGGCGACAGGGCAAACCTTCAACTTCGTCCTGATTAACAG GTACAAAGATGGACATGATCACATGGGTGAGCACCGTGATGATGAGCGGGAACTGGACCCCCTCTGTTCCATCGCCTCCGTATCCCTGGGGGCGGTCCGGGACTTTGTCTTCAGACATAGGGAGTCACGGGGAAAACAGTGCCGACGGCAGATCAACCCAGTGAAGCTGGAACTGGCCCATGGAAGCCTGCTCCTCATGAACTCTCCCACAAACACCCACTGGTGCCACAGCCTGCCAGCCCGCAAGAGGGTCCTCACACCCCGCATCAACCTTACCTTCAGACGCATCCTCCAAGACGGCAAGAAATGA
- the svopa gene encoding synaptic vesicle 2-related protein encodes MEDDLFQLRQLPVVKFRHTGDSTRSENDGGGREQEVQIDGRQAYMESVALQDGAPVPREFANPTDDTFMVEDAVEAIGFGKFQWKLSILTGLSWMADAMEMMILSILAPQLHCEWRLPSLWVALLTSAVFIGMMISSSIWGNISDKYGRKTGLKMSVAWTMFYGVLSAFAPVYGWILFLRALVGFGIGGAPQSVTLYAEFLPMRSRATCILLIEIFWALGTVFEVLLAIVVMPTLGWRWLLGLSTIPLFIFAILSFWLPESARYDVLTGNQEKALNTLKRIAKENGAPMPLGKLVAARQEDRGKIQDLFSPHFRWTTILLWFIWFSNAFAYYGLVLLTTELFQEGGACGESKGSKREPRCSLECKYLTSDDYKDLLWTTLSEFPGLLVTLWAIDRLGRRKTMALCFFVFSLCLVPLYACVGRTWLTVLIFIARAFIAGGFQAAYVYTPEVYPTATRALGLGTSSGMARVGALITPFVAQVMLESSVYLTLSVYSICCMLAAIASCALPIETTGRGLQESSHREWGQEMMGRAHGNSSGGIPHSDSGSQED; translated from the exons ATGGAAGATGATTTGTTCCAGTTAAGACAACTCCC CGTGGTCAAGTTCCGTCACACGGGTGATAGCACACGCTCTGAGAATGACGGCGGGGGCAGAGAGCAGGAGGTCCAGATCGATGGGAGGCAGGCTTACATGGAGTCTGTGGCGCTTCAGGATGGTGCACCAGTACCTCGGGAGTTTGCTAATCCAACTGATG ACACTTTCATGGTGGAGGATGCTGTGGAGGCCATTGGCTTTGGGAAGTTCCAGTGGAAACTCTCCATCCTCACTGGTCTGTCCTGG ATGGCTGATGCTATGGAGATGATGATTCTGAGCATCCTAGCTCCACAGCTGCACTGTGAATGGAGGCTGCCAAGTCTGTGGGTGGCGCTACTCACTTCG GCGGTGTTCATTGGAATGATGATCAGCTCTTCCATTTGGGGGAACATATCCGACAAGTATGGCAGAAAAACA GGTCTGAAGATGAGTGTGGCGTGGACCATGTTCTATGGTGTCCTGAGCGCCTTTGCCCCCGTCTATGGCTGGATACTCTTCCTCCGTGCCCTGGTGGGCTTTGGCATCGGAGGAGCACCACAGTC GGTGACACTGTATGCAGAGTTTCTCCCCATGAGGTCCAGAGCCACCTGCATCTTGCTGATAGAG ATATTCTGGGCGCTGGGCACTGTGTTTGAGGTGCTGCTGGCCATCGTGGTGATGCCCACTCTGGGCTGGCGCTGGCTGCTCGGCCTCTCTACCATTCCGCTCTTCATCTTTGCTATCCTCTCTTTT TGGCTTCCAGAGAGTGCCCGCTATGATGTGTTGACAGGGAACCAGGAGAAAGCGCTGAACACTCTGAAGCGCATCGCTAAGGAGAACGGAGCTCCCATGCCCCTTGGAAAACTCGTGGCTGCAAGACAG GAGGACCGTGGGAAGATCCAGGATCTTTTCTCACCGCATTTTCGCTGGACCACAATTCTGCtgtggtttatttg GTTCTCTAATGCATTTGCCTACTATGGCCTGGTCCTGCTCACCACTGAGCTCTTCCAGGAGGGGGGCGCCTGCGGGG AGTCAAAAGGTAGTAAGAGGGAGCCCAGGTGTAGCCTGGAGTGTAAATACCTGACTTCAGACGACTACAAGGATCTGCTGTGGACCACCCTGTCTGAATTCCCAG GCCTACTGGTGACTCTATGGGCAATCGATCGTCTGGGAAGGAGGAAGACCATGGCACTGTGCttctttgtcttctctctctgccttgttCCACTCTACGCTTGTGTAGGGAG gacctggttgacagtatTGATATTCATCGCCAGGGCATTCATTGCAGGAGGTTTCCAGGCTGCTTATGTTTACACCCCTGAG GTATATCCAACAGCAACCAGAGCATTAGGTCTGGGCACTAGTAGTGGAATGGCCAGAGTGGGAGCCCTCATCACACCCTTTGTTGCAcag GTGATGTTGGAGTCTTCTGTGTACCTGACTCTGTCAGTGTATAGCATCTGTTGCATGCTGGCTGCCATCGCCTCATGTGCTCTGCCCATTGAGACCACTGGCCGGGGCCTCCAGGAGTCCAGCCACCGCGAGTGGGGCCAGGAGATGATGGGCCGGGCCcatggcaacagctctgggggCATCCCACACTCCGACTCTGGGTCCCAGGAGGACTGA
- the LOC129826410 gene encoding ubiquitin carboxyl-terminal hydrolase 30-like isoform X1: protein MPWCRPATSEKLIREFLCSGTIVRNRIMKNWGVIGGIAAAMAAGVYVLWGPITDSKKRKKGMVPGLLNLGNTCFMNSLLQGLAACPSFVKWLEEFTIRKGVSEGEPEKDTKLSTTLLQLLQALSNDNTGAEDVLDAGRLLEVLRLYRWHISSFEEQDAHELFHVLTSSLEEERDRQPKVTHLFDIQSLESLPDIDDKTLSCKSRGPLHPLQSPWKFPHPFHGRLTSNMACKHCEQQSPVRYDSFDSLSLSIPSPQWGWPISLDHCLQHFISSETIKEVECENCTKLQQGALVNGHVLESQRTTFIKQLKLGKLPQCLCIHLQRLTWSNEGTPIKRQEHVQISEYLSMDRYKHRTTIQRLQRINCTPKTIKAEDSGVAADKTPPNGKDIEHHNNKPLSNGTCSSVFLHSPGLNPQVNLTYDYSSSEYYFQLMAVLVHHGDMNSGHFVTYRRCPPSPRSPSPFSSQWLWVSDDSVRKASLQEVLSSNAYLLFYERVRRLRLLLE from the exons ATGCCGTGGTGCAGACCAGCGACATCTGAAAAGCTTATCCGGGAGTTCCTGTGCTCTGGTACCATTGTCAG GAACAGAATTATGAAAAATTGGGGAGTCATTGGTGGAATAGCGGCTGCCATGGCTGCTGGAGTATATGTTCTATGGGGTCCAATTACAGACAGCAAGAAAAGGAAGAAAG GCATGGTACCAGGCCTGCTGAACCTGGGAAACACCTGCTTCATGAACTCTCTGCTCCAGGGCCTGGCAGCCTGCCCTTCCTTCGTCAAGTGGCTGGAGGAGTTCACTATCCGCAAAGGTGTGTCAGAGGGCGAGCCAGAGAAGGACACCAAACTTTCCACAACTCTCCTGCAGCTTCTCCAAG CACTGTCAAATGACAACACTGGGGCGGAGGATGTGCTGGATGCAGGGCGTCTGCTGGAGGTCCTCAGACTCTACAGGTGGCACATCAGTTCCTTTGAGGAACAG gatgcacatgagctcttCCATGTCCTCACCTCTTCCCTGGAGGAGGAGCGAGACCGACAGCCCAAAGTCACCCACCTCTTTGACATTCAGTCCCTTGAG AGTCTCCCAGATATAGATGATAAGACCTTAAGCTGCAAGAGTCGAG GCCCTCTTCATCCTTTACAAAGTCCTTGGAAGTTTCCACATCCTTTCCATGGCCGCCTAACAAGCAATATGGCTTGCAAGCATTGCGAACAACAG AGCCCAGTGCGATATGACTCTTTCGACAGCCTCTCCTTATCCATCCCTTCGCCGCAATGG GGCTGGCCTATCTCTCTGGATCACTGTCTCCAGCATTTCATCTCTTCCGAGACCATTAAAGAGGTGGAGTGTGAAAACTGCACCAAG CTTCAACAAGGCGCCTTAGTGAATGGGCATGTCCTGGAAAGCCAGAGGACAACCTTCATCAAACAGCTTAAACTGGGAAAG CTCCCACAGTGTCTCTGTATTCACCTGCAGAGACTGACATGGTCTAATGAGGGTACGCCCATAAAGAGACAGGAACATGTCCAGATCTCAGAGTACCTGTCTATGGACCGCTACAAACACCGCACAACCATTCAGAGGCTCCAGCGCATCAACTGTACTCCCAAAACCATTAAAGCAGAGGATTCAGGAGTTGCTGCAGATAAGACTCCTCCCAATGGCAAAG ATATAGAACACCATAACAACAAGCCTCTGTCCAATGGAACCTGTTCgtctgtctttctccattctcCTGGGTTGAACCCACAGGTCAACCTCACATATGACTACAG CTCCTCAGAATACTACTTTCAACTGATGGCTGTGTTGGTTCACCATGGTGACATGAACTCAGGACACTTTGTCACTTACCGCCGCTGCCCTCCCTCGCCCCGCAGCCCCTCTCCATTCAGCTCCCAGTGGCTGTGGGTTTCAGATGACTCTGTACGCAAGGCCAGTCTACAGGAGGTGCTGTCCTCCAACGCCTACCTACTCTTCTATGAGCGGGTGAGACGGCTCCGTCTACTGTTGGAGTAG